In Odocoileus virginianus isolate 20LAN1187 ecotype Illinois chromosome 15, Ovbor_1.2, whole genome shotgun sequence, a genomic segment contains:
- the LOC110125895 gene encoding histone H2B type 2-K1-like → MRAEPGQPQHLGGRRGWSLGDKKCKRHSGCKEAYSVYIYKVQKQVHPVIGISSKAMHIMNSEVATYTVSKGTKSMTKYTSSE, encoded by the exons atgCGTGCCGAGCCTGGACAGCCGCAGCATCTGGGGGGCCGGAGGGGCTGGAGTCTTGGGGACAAGAAGTGCAAAAGGCACAGCGGGTGTAAAGAAGCCTATTCAGTGTACATCTACAAGGTGCAGAAGCAGGTGCACCCCGTCATCGGCATCTCCTCCAAGGCCATGCACATCATGAACTC GGAGGTGGCCACGTACACTGTGTCCAAGGGCACCAAATCCATGACCAAGTACACCAGCTCCGAATGA